The genomic segment CAAGTCCGACTGGCAACCAATCTGGCTGGAGGCCGGACCAAAGGCGCGCTCATCGTCCGCTGGACCTTTCGAGGCAGGGCTTGTTGGTACGCGTAGCTCATCGAGAAAGGACTTGTTCCGGAGGTGGGGCTTGTGGGAGACAGTGCCACAGGATACGATCTAAGGCTTTTTCGCTATGGGGTTTGTCTTGGATACCGTTCAAGCCTGGAAAAACTTTGCCGGGAAGTCGATCAGCGTTGGGCGAAGAAGCGGGGGATCTTGGGGTCCATCCACCGGTCTTGCCGGGCGACTGACCCTGAGAATTATGATGTCGAGTGCTCGGCGAAGCATGCTGTTGTCAAGCGCAGGAACCGTTGGGAGCCTTGTGAGCGAAGACGGCTTGCCGCCGTGTGGAAGACCGCACATGCCAATCTTGCGAACTGCATCTGGGCGCAGGGGAGAGTCGTCATCGGGGAAAAGTTATGCTATAAGGGCTTTCAGAACCGTTTTGGGCCGAGTGTGAAAGTGAACGCTCCGGGAGTACTGGTGGAGGGGATTTACGGTAAGGCTGGGAATGCCGGCGTCCGATTCACCGAGACCGATCTCCGAAAGACCCGGCTGGGCCGATTCGACCGGCTGAGTCGCCACTACGGAAAAAAGGCGCTTCCGCAGACAAGACACCTACTCGGTGATGGTCGCATCGACTCGGTGCAGCGCGATCTTTCGCGCGTGTTTCTTGCCAAACGGAGCGATCCAGATTTTCTCAATATCGACGAAGTCCGAAAGGGTTGGGCGGGTGCGGAATGGCTTCTGCGACCGACGATGTTGAGGGTGAAGGAACCGGCGAGACGGGCGGGCTTTGCGCGACTGCACGTCGTGGACGTGAGAGCCGGTCCCCCGTGGAAGGGGAAAACGGGATACGCCTGTCGCCGCAGCCGTTCCGGCCAGGCTGGGGATGCAGTAACTCAAGCGAAAGCCCCGGAAAGCTGGACTCCCTATTCCCTAGAACCCCCTGGTGCTGGCCTTGGGAGAGTTCAGACATCTTGGAAGGCTCTCAGGATATTCTTGTGGCTATGAGCGTCTATCCAGATGGTTGGATTCGTCGCATGGCGAAGGAAGCGAGGATGATCGAACCTTTTGTCGATAAGCAGGTTCGTAAGGCAAGCGACGGACAAGGCCTGATTAGCTTTGGCTTGTCCAGTTATGGATATGACTTGCGGGTCTCTGACGAATTCAAGGTCTTTACCAACGTGTTTAACACGGTTGTGGATCCAAAAAACTTTGATGAACGCTCGTTTGTCCATGTCAAAGCCTCTGTTTGCACAATCCCTCCTAATTCGTTCGCCTTGGCCCGAAGTGTCGAGTATTTTCGAATTCCTCGGGGTGTGCTTACCATTTGTTTGGGAAAGTCGACCTATGCTCGCTGTGGCATTATCGTGAATGTCACTCCCTTTGAACCGGAGTGGGAAGGGTACGCGACCCTGGAAATTTCGAACACGACTCCGCTTCCGGCGCGGATTTACGCCAACGAAGGGCTGGCGCAGGTCATTTTTCTCAAAGCGGAAGAGTTATGTGAGGTTTCCTACGCGGATCGGCAGGGAAAGTATATGGGGCAAAGAGGGATTACTTTTCCCAGTGTCTGACGTCCCTCCCGAATGAATTGGATGGCCTCCTGTAAACGGATGCGCGCTAGCTCTAATCAGCGCTTCGGTTCGTGCACCGTAGGCCATTTCAGGTGGGAGGACACGACCATAAGCTGCCTCACGCGGTTACCGCCCTCTTGATGGAAGATACCTGGAATAGCCGTTCGTAGATGCTTAGCGCGCCATTGACGTCGGTCTGTGCCGACCCCCCCCGAACGAACGGGCAACGGTAGCAGTACCTCGATAGGTCCGGCTCGGTTTAGAGGTCATTCCGCAGGCATGGCAGATGCTAGACATATTGTACTTGTGCACATCGTCCCGAACGACGATTCCCATAGGCTCTTTCCTCTTGCGGTATGGCTAGGCATGAAGCCTTTGGTTTATCCAGGCGCTGTATTCGATCCTGTCACGGATGCTGGTGAACTCGTCGAGGTCATTTCGTTCACACCGCACTCTACGCACTCCCGAAGGAAAGCCTTGCTAAAATGCACAGAAGGTGATCCAGCGGCCGTTGTTTTCCCTGGGCAATCTTATGATACGACTGCGACATACATCGGCCTCCCTGAGGCCGGTTCACCCTTGGCCTTAGCTGGATCTTTCATCGGTACCGGCGGATCGCCTGCATGGGACGACTGAAGGAGAGAAAAGCTCTCTCGTCCTCGAAAACGGTCGCAAGAAGCATCATATTGCCCAGGTCTACCGCCACACAACCTGTTAGGGAGTAACCGAGCGTGCGTTTCGCCGAAGCTGGGGTAACACAGGGTTACCCGTTGCGGAATGGCCTCCTAGATCATTTCTCGCAACTGTTCCTGACGAACGAACCAGCGTAATTGTGTTTCCTGGGGATGGTTGGGATCCCAGAAGACACAGGCCGCCCCGCCCTTATCGAAGGAGAGCCGGTCCGGAGACCCTTGCAGAAAATAGGCCAGGTGCTCGGCCAGGCTTGGCATGTGGCCCACCAGTCCCACCTCGGCGTCCTCTTCCAACGGTTTGAGCACCTGCAAAAGGTTTGGGGTGGACACACCATTTTTGAGCTCTTCCAGAGTTAGAATTTCCCCACGATACCCTGAGGTAGATGCGAGAATTTCGGCAGTTTCTTGAGCCCGCACGAGCGGACTGGCGTAGAGGTAGTCTAGCCGAATCGCCATTTTGGCAAATGCTTCTCCCAGGATTCGAGCCTCCTTCCTGCCTTTTTGGGTAAGTTCCCGTTGCTCGTCACTCGCAGCGGCTTTTGCAGCGGTGGCATGACGTATAAGAT from the Candidatus Methylacidithermus pantelleriae genome contains:
- the dcd gene encoding dCTP deaminase, giving the protein MSVYPDGWIRRMAKEARMIEPFVDKQVRKASDGQGLISFGLSSYGYDLRVSDEFKVFTNVFNTVVDPKNFDERSFVHVKASVCTIPPNSFALARSVEYFRIPRGVLTICLGKSTYARCGIIVNVTPFEPEWEGYATLEISNTTPLPARIYANEGLAQVIFLKAEELCEVSYADRQGKYMGQRGITFPSV
- the sixA gene encoding phosphohistidine phosphatase SixA encodes the protein MNLYLIRHATAAKAAASDEQRELTQKGRKEARILGEAFAKMAIRLDYLYASPLVRAQETAEILASTSGYRGEILTLEELKNGVSTPNLLQVLKPLEEDAEVGLVGHMPSLAEHLAYFLQGSPDRLSFDKGGAACVFWDPNHPQETQLRWFVRQEQLREMI